In Rhizobiales bacterium NRL2, a genomic segment contains:
- a CDS encoding enoyl-[acyl-carrier-protein] reductase — MELIDMKGRKGLVVGIANEHSLAWSAAQHFGNAGADLAITYLNDKAKPFVEPLSQQVDAQLFLPCNVAEPGQLEAVFGEIEQKWGRLDFLFHAIAWARKEDLHGRLTDCSGEGFAESMLISCHSFIRMAKLAEPLMDKGGSLTTLSYYGAEKVVDHYNVMGPVKAALEASVRYLAHEHGGKAIRVNAISAGAVATRAASGIEHFDELLNETVRKAPLRRTVDACEVGRTALMLASDYTSAITGETLYVDAGFHIEGMVFH; from the coding sequence ATGGAACTCATCGATATGAAAGGCCGGAAGGGGTTGGTGGTGGGAATTGCCAACGAACACAGTTTGGCCTGGTCGGCGGCCCAGCATTTTGGGAACGCCGGCGCCGATCTTGCCATCACCTATCTGAACGACAAGGCCAAGCCCTTTGTTGAGCCGCTTTCGCAACAGGTGGACGCGCAACTTTTCCTGCCCTGCAATGTCGCCGAGCCGGGACAATTGGAGGCCGTCTTCGGGGAGATCGAGCAGAAATGGGGCCGATTGGATTTTCTGTTTCATGCGATCGCATGGGCCCGTAAGGAAGATCTCCATGGCCGGTTGACCGATTGTTCGGGAGAAGGCTTCGCTGAATCGATGCTTATCTCGTGCCACTCCTTCATCCGTATGGCGAAGCTCGCCGAGCCGCTCATGGACAAAGGTGGCAGCTTGACGACGCTCAGCTACTACGGCGCAGAAAAAGTGGTCGATCATTACAATGTCATGGGGCCAGTGAAGGCCGCCCTTGAAGCGTCTGTACGCTACCTGGCCCATGAACACGGTGGCAAGGCGATCCGGGTGAACGCGATTTCGGCCGGGGCGGTCGCGACACGTGCGGCCTCGGGCATCGAGCATTTCGACGAACTATTGAATGAGACCGTCCGCAAGGCGCCGCTGCGGCGCACGGTGGACGCCTGCGAGGTGGGACGTACGGCGCTTATGCTGGCGAGCGATTATACGAGCGCCATCACCGGGGAAACGCTCTACGTCGACGCGGGCTTTCACATCGAAGGGATGGTGTTTCACTGA
- a CDS encoding poly-beta-hydroxybutyrate polymerase has translation MGHHPTKVRTEQTALATPRNEPLGRGLSLDQPLHATLGQITAGVSPVALAQAYTDWAQHLVMSPDKQIELVQKAVRKWARYLEYCSRACSDPHCEACIEPLPQDKRFAGDPWQAWPYNAIYQGFLLTQQWWHNATTGISGVSRHHEEVVSFVARQLLDMMSPANFPSSNPEVLKETLDTGGQNLVRGAVNFFEDWQRAVSGGRPAGTERFAVGDNLAVTPGQVIFRNELIELIQYMPATDKVHPEPILIVPAWIMKYYILDLSPENSLVKYLVEKGHTVFMISWKNPTVEDRDLGMEDYRRLGVMAALDAVSAIAPESRVHGVGYCLGGTLLSIAAAAMVRDGDDRLATMTLFAAQTDFTEAGELMLFIDEAQVSFLEDIMAEQGCLDTKQMAGTFQLLRSNDLIWSAMVQNYLMGERRPMFDLMAWNADATRMPARMHSEYLRQLFLDNDLADERYRVDGRPVSLHDIRIPIFAVSTLSDHVAPWRSVYKIHSQTNADVTFVLSNGGHNAGIVSPPGNTRRRHQIATHDDLAAYLDPDAWQARATHHEGSWWPCWLGWLSDHSGEPVKPPGLGAARKGYRRLGEAPGTYVLMP, from the coding sequence ATGGGGCACCATCCAACGAAAGTACGAACGGAGCAAACCGCGCTGGCAACGCCTCGCAACGAACCGTTGGGGAGGGGTTTATCCCTGGATCAACCTCTCCATGCGACACTCGGGCAGATCACCGCCGGTGTGTCACCCGTGGCGCTTGCTCAAGCGTATACGGACTGGGCGCAGCATCTCGTCATGTCGCCCGACAAGCAAATAGAACTAGTTCAGAAGGCCGTCCGCAAATGGGCGCGCTATCTGGAATACTGTTCACGGGCTTGCTCGGATCCTCATTGCGAGGCCTGCATCGAGCCCCTGCCGCAGGACAAACGCTTTGCCGGCGATCCGTGGCAGGCATGGCCATATAACGCGATCTATCAAGGTTTTCTCCTGACCCAGCAATGGTGGCACAACGCCACAACCGGCATCTCCGGCGTCTCCAGGCACCATGAAGAGGTCGTTTCCTTCGTTGCCCGGCAGTTGCTCGATATGATGTCGCCTGCGAATTTTCCGTCGAGCAACCCCGAGGTCCTGAAGGAGACCCTCGATACCGGGGGCCAAAATCTGGTGCGCGGCGCGGTGAACTTCTTCGAAGACTGGCAACGCGCGGTCAGTGGGGGGCGACCTGCCGGCACGGAACGGTTCGCGGTCGGCGACAACCTGGCGGTTACACCGGGCCAAGTGATTTTCCGTAACGAATTGATCGAACTGATCCAATACATGCCGGCGACGGATAAGGTTCATCCCGAGCCTATCCTGATCGTGCCTGCCTGGATCATGAAATACTATATCCTCGACCTTAGCCCCGAGAACTCGCTGGTGAAATACTTGGTCGAGAAGGGTCACACGGTCTTCATGATCTCCTGGAAAAATCCGACGGTCGAAGATCGCGACCTTGGTATGGAGGACTATCGCCGGCTGGGCGTCATGGCCGCGCTCGACGCGGTGTCAGCTATCGCGCCGGAAAGCCGCGTCCACGGCGTCGGCTACTGCCTCGGTGGAACGCTCTTGTCGATTGCTGCGGCGGCCATGGTCCGCGATGGCGACGACCGGCTGGCAACCATGACCCTCTTCGCCGCGCAGACGGACTTCACGGAAGCCGGCGAATTGATGCTGTTCATTGACGAGGCCCAGGTCAGCTTTCTCGAGGACATCATGGCCGAGCAGGGCTGTCTCGATACCAAGCAGATGGCCGGCACGTTCCAGCTGCTTCGCTCCAACGACCTCATCTGGTCGGCCATGGTTCAGAATTATCTCATGGGAGAGCGCCGACCGATGTTCGACCTGATGGCGTGGAATGCTGACGCCACGCGCATGCCTGCCAGGATGCACTCCGAATATCTCCGGCAGCTGTTCCTCGACAATGATCTGGCGGACGAACGCTATCGCGTCGACGGTCGCCCGGTGTCGTTGCATGACATCCGCATTCCGATTTTTGCGGTCAGCACGCTCTCGGACCATGTCGCGCCGTGGCGGTCGGTTTACAAGATCCACAGCCAAACCAATGCCGATGTTACCTTCGTACTATCCAATGGCGGCCACAATGCCGGCATTGTGAGCCCACCTGGCAACACCCGGCGTCGTCACCAGATCGCCACCCACGATGATCTCGCGGCCTACCTGGACCCTGACGCCTGGCAGGCGCGGGCCACCCACCATGAGGGTTCATGGTGGCCCTGTTGGCTAGGGTGGCTTAGCGACCATTCGGGTGAACCCGTTAAGCCCCCTGGCCTGGGGGCGGCGCGCAAGGGCTATCGGCGGCTGGGCGAAGCGCCCGGCACCTATGTGCTGATGCCCTGA